In the Cetobacterium ceti genome, TCAAAGTTCTACAGATGAAGATACTCTTTTCCCACCTAATTTTAGTAATATGTTTTTAGGGAAAAAAATAGTGGGAGTAATAACAAAGGGAGATTTACAAGGAAATTTAAATAGAGCTAGAAATTTTTTACAAAATGCAGGTGTGGAGAATATTATAGAAATAACTCCAGAAAAGAAATCAATAGAGGAGTTAAGAGAAATTTTACATTAGAAAGGAGTAATCTATGAAAATAAAAGTTGTAATAGCTGAGGATGAAACTTTAACAAGAATGGATTTAATAGAGATTCTAGAGGATAATGATTATGAAGTGGTGGGAGAAGCTTCTGATGGCTTAGAAGCAATTGATATTATAAATGAAAAAAAACCAGATTTAGTTTTACTAGATGTTAAAATGCCTTTGATGACAGGGCTTCAAGTTGCAAAGGTTCTAAAGGAAAATAGATTTGATGGTTGTGTGGTAATGTTAACAGCATATAATATTAAAGATTATATAAACAAGGCTACTGAAAATTCAGCTTCGGGGTATTTATTAAAACCCATTGATGAAGGGATATTTTTATCCCATTTAAAATTAATTTATTCAAAATTTTTAGAGTTAAAAAATTTAAAAGATGAAATGTGTAAAACTAAAAAAAAGTTAGAAGAGAGAAAGATTTTAGAAAAGGCTAAGGGAATCCTAATGGCAAAACATAAATGGGATGAAGGAAAAGCCTATGAATTTATGAGAAATTTAAGTATGGAAAAAAGAATTACCATGGGAAAATTAAGTGAGATAATTGTAACCGTAGGTGGAGTTTC is a window encoding:
- a CDS encoding ANTAR domain-containing response regulator, whose amino-acid sequence is MKIKVVIAEDETLTRMDLIEILEDNDYEVVGEASDGLEAIDIINEKKPDLVLLDVKMPLMTGLQVAKVLKENRFDGCVVMLTAYNIKDYINKATENSASGYLLKPIDEGIFLSHLKLIYSKFLELKNLKDEMCKTKKKLEERKILEKAKGILMAKHKWDEGKAYEFMRNLSMEKRITMGKLSEIIVTVGGVS
- a CDS encoding EutP/PduV family microcompartment system protein; its protein translation is MKIMLIGRTGAGKTTLKQRILNREVKYHKTQMIDYDENIIDTPGEYIENKGYYRALNVVSMDADVIIFIQSSTDEDTLFPPNFSNMFLGKKIVGVITKGDLQGNLNRARNFLQNAGVENIIEITPEKKSIEELREILH